TGATGTATTTATGATCATTAGAATAATGTATTTTTATACATAATCATAACACCAAATTGCAAGGATTTACAAATATCAACTTTGAACCAAAGTGTGGAATGAGACAACTCAATGAAACgtcttattttgattttttatttaaatgGTTCAAGTTTGTAACTATGAGAATAACAATGCACTTCCAAATATAACTTAGATCATACTAGGTCAAGTTCTTTAAATGTCCAACAAGATTAGATTATAGATTGATAATCAAAACCTTATAGATAAATCAAATAAACTataattgtgtatatatatatatatatatatatatatatatatatatatatatatatatatatatatatataactgtaaaacatatatatttatagatTGATAATCAAAACCATATAGATAAATCAAATAAACTataattgtgtatatatatatataactgtaaaacatatatataaataaaatctaGTATATAAAGGGGTTTTTCCCAAAGTGTGTTAGTCAAGTGGTGTTGTTGTTGGTGAGGCCAACAAGATTCAAACCCTTGCTAGGTCATTATGATCAGAGGCTTGTGCCTCTACCTTGTGCTTTTGCTGATCCAATGCCTTTGTTTTGATAAATTAGCTGTGGGTCAAAAGCGTTTCACGTGAGGCTAGAGGACATGACATGCCAGCATCACCAGTCATGTTactcttatttaaataaatttaaccgCACATTGCAATtacaacaataaccacaacattTCTTTCTACAACATTTCTTTCTGAAGAAGTACTTGTCAATCAGATTTCAAATACAAGCTGGCAGGGACACTTTTTCAAAAGGGTCCATCACACATTCACATTTCCACAATTCCAGACGGCAAGGGTAGCCTAGTCTGGACTCATGGAGAGCAGAGCTATATCATACACCCTATACCACATTACttgaagataattttttttaaataaaatttcttCAACTTAATATATGCACCTGTCAAACGATGCCAACATAGGCTATGCCACTTACCCACTTTTAACTGAACCTATTTCTCTGTGACTTATTCTCACAAATTGAAGTAAGATCCAATGCTATGGTGATGGTAGCCATTGGAATTCATATCAACTTACCATGGACTGCCATGAGTGTGCCACTGCGACACGGGAATGCCAACTGCATACCCATTCACCTCTCCATTATTACATCACCGCTTGAGCTTGCATTTTTTTTCGACTTTGAAGGAAAAGACGGGAACTTGATCTCAGCTTGAGGTCTTGAAGAGTGTAGGCAGGGATCAATTTTGTCCAGAAATCTGATTGACAAATCGAGAGTACCTTGAGGACTGCCATTTGGACACCTGATTCGATAGCTCAGAAAATGAATGGAATCGGGTGGCGTGTATCCCTCCAAAATATCAGAGTAGGGCATTCGAGTGCTTCCCACTCTCTTCTTGCCCAGCATTGTTTTACAGTAAATTTGTACCAACAGAGAAGAGCccttttgcttgaggaatcccttgcTCACAGTCATTTGGAACTTGTCGTTCCACGTAGGATATCTGCCACCGTGCCGATCTACTCGCGTGGAATTTTGAGTTGTGCAGTCGCTCCATACATTTGCATATGTCCGCATCGGCCTTCCAAAGTTTGTTAGACTTTTCAGATCGTAAGCTGAGATTATCACAATCTCTAATGCGACCTGATCCATTTACGGACTGATCTGGTCACAAAAGACTCAGAACTGCTGAAGCAAATCATGTAAAAACACATGAAACAAAAGACTTGGAAGGCAGAGTGTGGATTAGTGTTCAGAATGGTGCAAAATATATGGAGAGCATGGGAGGACATTATACAGGAGACAAATCGCCTATTTACAAATCATTGCGGTGAATCTTCCTACAGGCTTCTGGACAGTCTTGATACAATGTAAGAGGGGTGAGAGAGTCAAGATGTTTAAAAGCAATGGATTCTGAGTCAACACGCTTTGGAAGGCTTCGATTTGAGAGCATCAAGTGTTTGCCAGCAATTTCTGAGCAAACAAGCGAAACCGCAAATTACGGTGATCATGGCTTGCAAATTCCTAGTAAGTCCATTTTCTATGACTGGCATGAGTTGTGCTCCATTTGCTCCAACTCAGACGAACTTACTTGTTAAAATAAATATACCATATACAATCACAGTTCAGATTGCAAGTTACCAGGCACACTTTTTCAAATGGGCCAATTACTTATTCACATTTCCATGATGCTAAACAAATGGTAAGATCGCCTAGGTTGGACTCATGGAAATTAGAGGTATTATACCGCATTAGGTACTCAATCTATACATAATCTCTTCAACTTAATCCATACACTAAAACATTGGATACTTAGTCAACCACGCTTTGGAAGGCTTTGATTTGTAAGGAAGAAGAGCTTGTTGCTTTGTTGTGCTAGCAATTTCTGAGCATACAACCAAAAGTGTTATTTATGTAAATTCATGGAGTCCATGAGTTATGTCTTGTTTGCTCCAACTCAAATTATCAAATCATCCAAGTCTTCTgtttcaaaaaaataatatttttcatgGGTTTTAAGATTTCATTAGAAAGTTCATAATCATGTTTTGGATGAGTGGATAATTCGTATATTAGATTTTGATTCTAAGAAATGTGATTTTATCAGTTATCTTAGAAGCAAATTTTCTTTTAATTAGAGAGGTATTAGTATAGACTTGTATTTCTTATACAAATTGCAAAGATATTATGAGTTAGACTTAAAACTcttcaataataaatataaaagaatGACTAAAGCGACATTTTCTCTAATTTATGAATTACGAAAAGACAAAGATGATAAACatgattaataattatataaacatgcatgcatagcTAAGAATAACTAAAGTGATATTTTCTCAAGTTTACATAATTGTCACTCTAACAAAAGACAATGCCAAAGCCAAAAATGTAATATGATCAAAATTATATTG
The nucleotide sequence above comes from Cryptomeria japonica chromosome 11, Sugi_1.0, whole genome shotgun sequence. Encoded proteins:
- the LOC131046535 gene encoding protein SRC2 homolog; this encodes MDQVALEIVIISAYDLKSLTNFGRPMRTYANVWSDCTTQNSTRVDRHGGRYPTWNDKFQMTVSKGFLKQKGSSLLVQIYCKTMLGKKRVGSTRMPYSDILEGYTPPDSIHFLSYRIRCPNGSPQGTLDLSIRFLDKIDPCLHSSRPQAEIKFPSFPSKSKKNASSSGDVIMER